One genomic window of Nicotiana sylvestris chromosome 10, ASM39365v2, whole genome shotgun sequence includes the following:
- the LOC104246590 gene encoding type I inositol polyphosphate 5-phosphatase 12-like isoform X2: MDESKDDDARAWDQNPSSTQPVRQNQSKSHQLRTYTGTHPKCGPHHHQLRNNWSLDDGITNHNHNYGLPQEDYLSNDIKGSSDLINQKIEGIGLAADGSDDKNHELPLPEFEGTGGGLGIFKVPVRAPLHPARPSCLELRPHPLKETQVGKFLRTIACTETQLWAGQESGVRVWNFSDQYEPGMGAGGRARRGDEDAAPFYESADMSPALCLMVDSGNELIWSGHKDGKIRSWRMDQPSSDDSPFKEGLSWQAHRGPVLSMVISSYGDIWSGFEGGIIEIWPREAVNKSLSLSPEETHMAALLVERSFVNLRSQVTVNGVCNISSSDVKCLLSDHVRGKIWAAGSLSFSLWDARTRELLKVYNIDGQIENGVDMSSMPDQAVEDERNVKLVSKSKKEKSQGSNFFQRSRNAIMGAAGAVRRVATKGAGAFAEDNRKIEALVLASDGMIWSGCSNGLLVQWDGNGNRLQDFHHHPCAVLCLCAHGSLIWVGYVSGMVQVLDLEGNLLAGWVAHSGPVIKLAVGDDYVFSLANHGGIRGWALATPGPIDNILLSERAEKKYLYTRHDNFRILVGTWNVGEGKASQEALATWLGSAILDVGIVVIGLQEVEMGAGFLAMSAAKETVGLEGTSSGQWWQDAIGKTLDEGSTFERVGSRQLAGLLIAIWVRKTLRAHVGDLDVAAVACGLGRAFGNKGGVGLRLRVLDRIMCFVNCHFAAHLEAVNRRNADFDHIYRTMAFTRSSNLLDNAAAGVSSAAQMLRGTDAAAISPDEEKPDLAEADMVIFCGDLNYRLFGISYDEARDFVSQRCFEWLREKDQLRAEMKAGKVFQGMREAIIKFPPTYKFEKGKPGLGGYDSGEKKRIPAWCDRVLYRDSRVAPSMECSLGCPVVASILQYDACMEVTESDHKPVRCKFNIEVAHLDRSVRRQEFGKIFRYNDKIRSLLAELRYLPEVAVSTSQIFLQNQEAFSLIITNRSRQDNAFFQITCQGQLAINEDKQKSENRPKGSFGFPRWLEVTPAAGMIKSDQDVEILVRQEDFYNTEDTADGIPPRKWSEDTREKEVILMINVKASRSTEVRTRQVHLRCSFSANAVCMISRSSSRGNEGSSHQRSNSSRRNEGSSHHRSNSSKRNEGSSHHKSNSSRRNEGSSHHRSALQHVGSASDMMNDHQGFHRT; encoded by the exons ATGGACGAAAGCAAAGACGATGACGCACGTGCATGGGATCAGAATCCGAGTAGCACACAACCTGTTCGACAAAATCAATCCAAAAGCCACCAGCTGAGAACATATACAGGGACGCACCCCAAGTGTGGGCCCCACCACCACCAGCTCCGCAATAATTGGAGCCTCGATGATGGCATCACTAATCACAATCATAATTATGGTTTGCCGCAAGAGGATTATTTATCAAATGATATTAAGGGCTCCTCCGATTTGATTAATCAAAAGATTGAAGGTATTGGGCTGGCGGCGGATGGTTCAGATGATAAGAATCATGAATTGCCATTGCCGGAGTTTGAAGGAACTGGTGGTGGACTTGGAATCTTTAAAGTCCCAGTTCGTGCCCCTCTTCATCCTGCACGTCCTTCTTGCCTTGAGCTCAGGCCACACCCCCTCAAAGAAACCCAG GTTGGGAAATTTTTGAGGACCATTGCCTGTACAGAGACACAACTATGGGCAGGGCAAGAATCTGGGGTAAGAGTGTGGAATTTTTCAGATCAGTATGAGCCTGGAATGGGAGCTGGAGGTCGTGCAAGGAGAGGGGATGAGGATGCAGCACCATTTTATGAGTCGGCTGATATGTCACCCGCATTATGTTTGATGGTTGATTCTGGGAATGAGTTGATCTGGAGTGGGCATAAGGATGGCAAGATTAGGTCTTGGAGAATGGACCAGCCTAGTTCTGATGATTCCCCTTTCAAGGAAGGCCTCTCCTGGCAGGCTCATCGTGGTCCCGTTCTTTCAATGGTGATATCTTCTTATG GTGATATATGGTCTGGGTTTGAAGGTGGTATCATCGAGATTTGGCCACGTGAAGCAGTAAACAAATCTCTCTCTCTATCACCAGAAGAAACACACATGGCTGCTTTACTCGTGGAAAGGTCATTCGTTAACCTTAGAAGCCAAGTTACAGTTAATGGTGTATGTAATATCTCATCTTCTGATGTAAAGTGTTTGCTCTCTGATCATGTAAGAGGAAAAATCTGGGCAGCTGGATCTCTATCCTTCTCGTTATG GGATGCACGGACTAGGGAACTCCTGAAAGTGTATAATATAGACGGTCAGATTGAGAATGGGGTTGATATGTCATCGATGCCAGACCAAGCAGTGGAAGATGAGAGGAATGTCAAGCTTGTCTCCAAATCtaaaaaagaaaagtcacaaggaAGTAACTTTTTTCAGCGTTCACGCAATGCTATAATGGGAGCTGCAGGTGCTGTACGTCGAGTTGCAACAAAGGGGGCAGGGGCATTTGCAGAAGATAATAGGAAAATAGAGGCCCTTGTGCTTGCATCCGATGGGATGATTTGGAGTGGATGTTCAAATGGCTTACTTGTGCAGTGGGATGGAAATGGCAATCGTTTGCAAGATTTCCATCATCATCCTTGCGCTGTTCTTTGCTTATGTGCTCATGGTTCTTTAATATGGGTTGGCTATGTAAGTGGTATGGTACAGGTCCTGGACCTTGAAGGGAACTTGCTAGCTGGTTGGGTTGCTCACAGCGGGCCTGTAATAAAATTGGCAGTCGGGGATGACTATGTTTTTAGCTTAGCTAATCATGGAGGTATACGTGGATGGGCCCTCGCCACTCCAGGACCTATTGATAACATATTACTATCAGAAAGAGCTGAGAAAAAATATTTATACACCAGACACGATAATTTTAGGATTTTGGTAGGTACGTGGAACGTTGGTGAAGGAAAAGCGTCACAGGAAGCACTGGCAACTTGGCTGGGTTCTGCAATTTTGGATGTTGGGATTGTAGTAATTGGTTTgcaagaagtagaaatgggagcAGGGTTTCTTGCAATGTCTGCTGCAAAAGAAACT GTAGGACTAGAAGGAACTTCTAGTGGGCAATGGTGGCAGGATGCAATAGGAAAAACTTTGGACGAAGGATCAACTTTCGAAAGGGTAGGATCAAGGCAACTAGCTGGCTTGCTTATTGCTATCTG GGTGAGAAAAACTCTTAGAGCACATGTCGGGGACCTTGACGTTGCGGCAGTTGCATGTGGTTTAGGACGTGCATTTGGTAATAAG GGTGGAGTTGGTCTGCGGTTAAGAGTACTTGATCGGATTATGTGCTTTGTGAACTGTCACTTCGCAGCACATTTAGAAGCAGTCAACCGCCGCAATGCTGATTTTGACCATATATATAGAACAATGGCTTTCACTCGATCTTCTAACCTTCTGGACAATGCTGCTG CTGGTGTTTCATCTGCTGCTCAAATGCTTCGTGGTACAGAT GCTGCAGCAATTAGTCCTGATGAGGAAAAGCCTGACCTTGCTGAAGCTGATATGGTGATTTTCTGTGGTGATCTTAATTATCGTCTTTTTGGAATATCTTATGACGAAGCAAGGGACTTTGTCTCGCAAAGATGCTTTGAATGGCTTAGAGAGAAAGATCAATTAAGAGCAGAAATGAAAGCTGGCAAAGTCTTCCAAGGGATGCGTGAAGCAATCATCAAATTTCCTCCAACTTACAAATTTGAAAAGGGGAAACCAGGATTAGGAG GATATGATTCTGGGGAGAAGAAACGAATTCCAGCTTGGTGTGACCGAGTGCTGTATCGAGATAGCCGGGTAGCTCCTTCTATGGAGTGCAGTTTAGGGTGCCCTGTAGTTGCCTCCATTTTACA GTATGATGCTTGCATGGAAGTGACCGAAAGTGATCATAAGCCCGTAAGATGCAAATTTAACATTGAAGTTGCCCATCTTGATAGATCAGTAAGGAGACAAGAGTTTGGGAAGATTTTCCGGTATAATGATAAAATCAGGTCTTTATTGGCAGAACTGCGTTATTTACCTGAAGTAGCTGTCAGCACCAGCCAGATATTTCTTCAGAATCAAGAAGCATTCAGCTTAATAATTACCAACAGAAGCAGACAAGATAATGCTTTCTTCCAAATCACTTGCCAAGGTCAATTAGCTATCAACGAGGACAAGCAAAAATCAGAGAATCGTCCCAAAGGCTCTTTTGGCTTTCCCCGTTGGCTTGAG GTCACACCTGCGGCTGGCATGATCAAATCTGATCAAGATGTTGAGATCTTGGTACGTCAAGAAGATTTTTATAATACAGAAGATACTGCAGATGGTATTCCACCAAGAAAATGGTCTGAGGACACGAGAGAAAAGGAGGTGATTTTGATGATCAATGTGAAAGCCAGTCGCTCAACTGAGGTGAGAACACGTCAAGTACACCTCCGCTGCAGTTTCTCAGCTAATGCAGTATGCATGATTTCAAGAAGCAGTTCCAGAGGAAATGAAGGGAGCTCCCACCAAAGGTCAAACAGTTCCAGAAGAAATGAAGGGAGCTCTCACCACAGGTCAAACAGCTCGAAAAGAAATGAAGGGAGCTCGCACCACAAGTCAAACAGTTCCAGAAGAAATGAAGGGAGCTCCCATCACAGGTCTGCTCTTCAACATGTGGGGAGTGCGTCTGACATGATGAATGACCATCAAGGCTTTCATCGTACCTGA
- the LOC104246590 gene encoding type I inositol polyphosphate 5-phosphatase 13-like isoform X1: protein MDESKDDDARAWDQNPSSTQPVRQNQSKSHQLRTYTGTHPKCGPHHHQLRNNWSLDDGITNHNHNYGLPQEDYLSNDIKGSSDLINQKIEGIGLAADGSDDKNHELPLPEFEGTGGGLGIFKVPVRAPLHPARPSCLELRPHPLKETQVGKFLRTIACTETQLWAGQESGVRVWNFSDQYEPGMGAGGRARRGDEDAAPFYESADMSPALCLMVDSGNELIWSGHKDGKIRSWRMDQPSSDDSPFKEGLSWQAHRGPVLSMVISSYGDIWSGFEGGIIEIWPREAVNKSLSLSPEETHMAALLVERSFVNLRSQVTVNGVCNISSSDVKCLLSDHVRGKIWAAGSLSFSLWDARTRELLKVYNIDGQIENGVDMSSMPDQAVEDERNVKLVSKSKKEKSQGSNFFQRSRNAIMGAAGAVRRVATKGAGAFAEDNRKIEALVLASDGMIWSGCSNGLLVQWDGNGNRLQDFHHHPCAVLCLCAHGSLIWVGYVSGMVQVLDLEGNLLAGWVAHSGPVIKLAVGDDYVFSLANHGGIRGWALATPGPIDNILLSERAEKKYLYTRHDNFRILVGTWNVGEGKASQEALATWLGSAILDVGIVVIGLQEVEMGAGFLAMSAAKETVGLEGTSSGQWWQDAIGKTLDEGSTFERVGSRQLAGLLIAIWVRKTLRAHVGDLDVAAVACGLGRAFGNKGGVGLRLRVLDRIMCFVNCHFAAHLEAVNRRNADFDHIYRTMAFTRSSNLLDNAAGMLRYLFLTCSLVFSTYLLWLLYSSGLPWILSLAAGVSSAAQMLRGTDAAAISPDEEKPDLAEADMVIFCGDLNYRLFGISYDEARDFVSQRCFEWLREKDQLRAEMKAGKVFQGMREAIIKFPPTYKFEKGKPGLGGYDSGEKKRIPAWCDRVLYRDSRVAPSMECSLGCPVVASILQYDACMEVTESDHKPVRCKFNIEVAHLDRSVRRQEFGKIFRYNDKIRSLLAELRYLPEVAVSTSQIFLQNQEAFSLIITNRSRQDNAFFQITCQGQLAINEDKQKSENRPKGSFGFPRWLEVTPAAGMIKSDQDVEILVRQEDFYNTEDTADGIPPRKWSEDTREKEVILMINVKASRSTEVRTRQVHLRCSFSANAVCMISRSSSRGNEGSSHQRSNSSRRNEGSSHHRSNSSKRNEGSSHHKSNSSRRNEGSSHHRSALQHVGSASDMMNDHQGFHRT from the exons ATGGACGAAAGCAAAGACGATGACGCACGTGCATGGGATCAGAATCCGAGTAGCACACAACCTGTTCGACAAAATCAATCCAAAAGCCACCAGCTGAGAACATATACAGGGACGCACCCCAAGTGTGGGCCCCACCACCACCAGCTCCGCAATAATTGGAGCCTCGATGATGGCATCACTAATCACAATCATAATTATGGTTTGCCGCAAGAGGATTATTTATCAAATGATATTAAGGGCTCCTCCGATTTGATTAATCAAAAGATTGAAGGTATTGGGCTGGCGGCGGATGGTTCAGATGATAAGAATCATGAATTGCCATTGCCGGAGTTTGAAGGAACTGGTGGTGGACTTGGAATCTTTAAAGTCCCAGTTCGTGCCCCTCTTCATCCTGCACGTCCTTCTTGCCTTGAGCTCAGGCCACACCCCCTCAAAGAAACCCAG GTTGGGAAATTTTTGAGGACCATTGCCTGTACAGAGACACAACTATGGGCAGGGCAAGAATCTGGGGTAAGAGTGTGGAATTTTTCAGATCAGTATGAGCCTGGAATGGGAGCTGGAGGTCGTGCAAGGAGAGGGGATGAGGATGCAGCACCATTTTATGAGTCGGCTGATATGTCACCCGCATTATGTTTGATGGTTGATTCTGGGAATGAGTTGATCTGGAGTGGGCATAAGGATGGCAAGATTAGGTCTTGGAGAATGGACCAGCCTAGTTCTGATGATTCCCCTTTCAAGGAAGGCCTCTCCTGGCAGGCTCATCGTGGTCCCGTTCTTTCAATGGTGATATCTTCTTATG GTGATATATGGTCTGGGTTTGAAGGTGGTATCATCGAGATTTGGCCACGTGAAGCAGTAAACAAATCTCTCTCTCTATCACCAGAAGAAACACACATGGCTGCTTTACTCGTGGAAAGGTCATTCGTTAACCTTAGAAGCCAAGTTACAGTTAATGGTGTATGTAATATCTCATCTTCTGATGTAAAGTGTTTGCTCTCTGATCATGTAAGAGGAAAAATCTGGGCAGCTGGATCTCTATCCTTCTCGTTATG GGATGCACGGACTAGGGAACTCCTGAAAGTGTATAATATAGACGGTCAGATTGAGAATGGGGTTGATATGTCATCGATGCCAGACCAAGCAGTGGAAGATGAGAGGAATGTCAAGCTTGTCTCCAAATCtaaaaaagaaaagtcacaaggaAGTAACTTTTTTCAGCGTTCACGCAATGCTATAATGGGAGCTGCAGGTGCTGTACGTCGAGTTGCAACAAAGGGGGCAGGGGCATTTGCAGAAGATAATAGGAAAATAGAGGCCCTTGTGCTTGCATCCGATGGGATGATTTGGAGTGGATGTTCAAATGGCTTACTTGTGCAGTGGGATGGAAATGGCAATCGTTTGCAAGATTTCCATCATCATCCTTGCGCTGTTCTTTGCTTATGTGCTCATGGTTCTTTAATATGGGTTGGCTATGTAAGTGGTATGGTACAGGTCCTGGACCTTGAAGGGAACTTGCTAGCTGGTTGGGTTGCTCACAGCGGGCCTGTAATAAAATTGGCAGTCGGGGATGACTATGTTTTTAGCTTAGCTAATCATGGAGGTATACGTGGATGGGCCCTCGCCACTCCAGGACCTATTGATAACATATTACTATCAGAAAGAGCTGAGAAAAAATATTTATACACCAGACACGATAATTTTAGGATTTTGGTAGGTACGTGGAACGTTGGTGAAGGAAAAGCGTCACAGGAAGCACTGGCAACTTGGCTGGGTTCTGCAATTTTGGATGTTGGGATTGTAGTAATTGGTTTgcaagaagtagaaatgggagcAGGGTTTCTTGCAATGTCTGCTGCAAAAGAAACT GTAGGACTAGAAGGAACTTCTAGTGGGCAATGGTGGCAGGATGCAATAGGAAAAACTTTGGACGAAGGATCAACTTTCGAAAGGGTAGGATCAAGGCAACTAGCTGGCTTGCTTATTGCTATCTG GGTGAGAAAAACTCTTAGAGCACATGTCGGGGACCTTGACGTTGCGGCAGTTGCATGTGGTTTAGGACGTGCATTTGGTAATAAG GGTGGAGTTGGTCTGCGGTTAAGAGTACTTGATCGGATTATGTGCTTTGTGAACTGTCACTTCGCAGCACATTTAGAAGCAGTCAACCGCCGCAATGCTGATTTTGACCATATATATAGAACAATGGCTTTCACTCGATCTTCTAACCTTCTGGACAATGCTGCTGGTATGCTGCGATACCTGTTTTTGACTTGCTCTCTTGTCTTCTCCACATATTTACTGTGGCTGCTTTACTCTTCTGGTCTGCCATGGATCCTCTCTCTTGCAGCTGGTGTTTCATCTGCTGCTCAAATGCTTCGTGGTACAGAT GCTGCAGCAATTAGTCCTGATGAGGAAAAGCCTGACCTTGCTGAAGCTGATATGGTGATTTTCTGTGGTGATCTTAATTATCGTCTTTTTGGAATATCTTATGACGAAGCAAGGGACTTTGTCTCGCAAAGATGCTTTGAATGGCTTAGAGAGAAAGATCAATTAAGAGCAGAAATGAAAGCTGGCAAAGTCTTCCAAGGGATGCGTGAAGCAATCATCAAATTTCCTCCAACTTACAAATTTGAAAAGGGGAAACCAGGATTAGGAG GATATGATTCTGGGGAGAAGAAACGAATTCCAGCTTGGTGTGACCGAGTGCTGTATCGAGATAGCCGGGTAGCTCCTTCTATGGAGTGCAGTTTAGGGTGCCCTGTAGTTGCCTCCATTTTACA GTATGATGCTTGCATGGAAGTGACCGAAAGTGATCATAAGCCCGTAAGATGCAAATTTAACATTGAAGTTGCCCATCTTGATAGATCAGTAAGGAGACAAGAGTTTGGGAAGATTTTCCGGTATAATGATAAAATCAGGTCTTTATTGGCAGAACTGCGTTATTTACCTGAAGTAGCTGTCAGCACCAGCCAGATATTTCTTCAGAATCAAGAAGCATTCAGCTTAATAATTACCAACAGAAGCAGACAAGATAATGCTTTCTTCCAAATCACTTGCCAAGGTCAATTAGCTATCAACGAGGACAAGCAAAAATCAGAGAATCGTCCCAAAGGCTCTTTTGGCTTTCCCCGTTGGCTTGAG GTCACACCTGCGGCTGGCATGATCAAATCTGATCAAGATGTTGAGATCTTGGTACGTCAAGAAGATTTTTATAATACAGAAGATACTGCAGATGGTATTCCACCAAGAAAATGGTCTGAGGACACGAGAGAAAAGGAGGTGATTTTGATGATCAATGTGAAAGCCAGTCGCTCAACTGAGGTGAGAACACGTCAAGTACACCTCCGCTGCAGTTTCTCAGCTAATGCAGTATGCATGATTTCAAGAAGCAGTTCCAGAGGAAATGAAGGGAGCTCCCACCAAAGGTCAAACAGTTCCAGAAGAAATGAAGGGAGCTCTCACCACAGGTCAAACAGCTCGAAAAGAAATGAAGGGAGCTCGCACCACAAGTCAAACAGTTCCAGAAGAAATGAAGGGAGCTCCCATCACAGGTCTGCTCTTCAACATGTGGGGAGTGCGTCTGACATGATGAATGACCATCAAGGCTTTCATCGTACCTGA
- the LOC104246590 gene encoding type I inositol polyphosphate 5-phosphatase 12-like isoform X3, with protein sequence MGAGGRARRGDEDAAPFYESADMSPALCLMVDSGNELIWSGHKDGKIRSWRMDQPSSDDSPFKEGLSWQAHRGPVLSMVISSYGDIWSGFEGGIIEIWPREAVNKSLSLSPEETHMAALLVERSFVNLRSQVTVNGVCNISSSDVKCLLSDHVRGKIWAAGSLSFSLWDARTRELLKVYNIDGQIENGVDMSSMPDQAVEDERNVKLVSKSKKEKSQGSNFFQRSRNAIMGAAGAVRRVATKGAGAFAEDNRKIEALVLASDGMIWSGCSNGLLVQWDGNGNRLQDFHHHPCAVLCLCAHGSLIWVGYVSGMVQVLDLEGNLLAGWVAHSGPVIKLAVGDDYVFSLANHGGIRGWALATPGPIDNILLSERAEKKYLYTRHDNFRILVGTWNVGEGKASQEALATWLGSAILDVGIVVIGLQEVEMGAGFLAMSAAKETVGLEGTSSGQWWQDAIGKTLDEGSTFERVGSRQLAGLLIAIWVRKTLRAHVGDLDVAAVACGLGRAFGNKGGVGLRLRVLDRIMCFVNCHFAAHLEAVNRRNADFDHIYRTMAFTRSSNLLDNAAGMLRYLFLTCSLVFSTYLLWLLYSSGLPWILSLAAGVSSAAQMLRGTDAAAISPDEEKPDLAEADMVIFCGDLNYRLFGISYDEARDFVSQRCFEWLREKDQLRAEMKAGKVFQGMREAIIKFPPTYKFEKGKPGLGGYDSGEKKRIPAWCDRVLYRDSRVAPSMECSLGCPVVASILQYDACMEVTESDHKPVRCKFNIEVAHLDRSVRRQEFGKIFRYNDKIRSLLAELRYLPEVAVSTSQIFLQNQEAFSLIITNRSRQDNAFFQITCQGQLAINEDKQKSENRPKGSFGFPRWLEVTPAAGMIKSDQDVEILVRQEDFYNTEDTADGIPPRKWSEDTREKEVILMINVKASRSTEVRTRQVHLRCSFSANAVCMISRSSSRGNEGSSHQRSNSSRRNEGSSHHRSNSSKRNEGSSHHKSNSSRRNEGSSHHRSALQHVGSASDMMNDHQGFHRT encoded by the exons ATGGGAGCTGGAGGTCGTGCAAGGAGAGGGGATGAGGATGCAGCACCATTTTATGAGTCGGCTGATATGTCACCCGCATTATGTTTGATGGTTGATTCTGGGAATGAGTTGATCTGGAGTGGGCATAAGGATGGCAAGATTAGGTCTTGGAGAATGGACCAGCCTAGTTCTGATGATTCCCCTTTCAAGGAAGGCCTCTCCTGGCAGGCTCATCGTGGTCCCGTTCTTTCAATGGTGATATCTTCTTATG GTGATATATGGTCTGGGTTTGAAGGTGGTATCATCGAGATTTGGCCACGTGAAGCAGTAAACAAATCTCTCTCTCTATCACCAGAAGAAACACACATGGCTGCTTTACTCGTGGAAAGGTCATTCGTTAACCTTAGAAGCCAAGTTACAGTTAATGGTGTATGTAATATCTCATCTTCTGATGTAAAGTGTTTGCTCTCTGATCATGTAAGAGGAAAAATCTGGGCAGCTGGATCTCTATCCTTCTCGTTATG GGATGCACGGACTAGGGAACTCCTGAAAGTGTATAATATAGACGGTCAGATTGAGAATGGGGTTGATATGTCATCGATGCCAGACCAAGCAGTGGAAGATGAGAGGAATGTCAAGCTTGTCTCCAAATCtaaaaaagaaaagtcacaaggaAGTAACTTTTTTCAGCGTTCACGCAATGCTATAATGGGAGCTGCAGGTGCTGTACGTCGAGTTGCAACAAAGGGGGCAGGGGCATTTGCAGAAGATAATAGGAAAATAGAGGCCCTTGTGCTTGCATCCGATGGGATGATTTGGAGTGGATGTTCAAATGGCTTACTTGTGCAGTGGGATGGAAATGGCAATCGTTTGCAAGATTTCCATCATCATCCTTGCGCTGTTCTTTGCTTATGTGCTCATGGTTCTTTAATATGGGTTGGCTATGTAAGTGGTATGGTACAGGTCCTGGACCTTGAAGGGAACTTGCTAGCTGGTTGGGTTGCTCACAGCGGGCCTGTAATAAAATTGGCAGTCGGGGATGACTATGTTTTTAGCTTAGCTAATCATGGAGGTATACGTGGATGGGCCCTCGCCACTCCAGGACCTATTGATAACATATTACTATCAGAAAGAGCTGAGAAAAAATATTTATACACCAGACACGATAATTTTAGGATTTTGGTAGGTACGTGGAACGTTGGTGAAGGAAAAGCGTCACAGGAAGCACTGGCAACTTGGCTGGGTTCTGCAATTTTGGATGTTGGGATTGTAGTAATTGGTTTgcaagaagtagaaatgggagcAGGGTTTCTTGCAATGTCTGCTGCAAAAGAAACT GTAGGACTAGAAGGAACTTCTAGTGGGCAATGGTGGCAGGATGCAATAGGAAAAACTTTGGACGAAGGATCAACTTTCGAAAGGGTAGGATCAAGGCAACTAGCTGGCTTGCTTATTGCTATCTG GGTGAGAAAAACTCTTAGAGCACATGTCGGGGACCTTGACGTTGCGGCAGTTGCATGTGGTTTAGGACGTGCATTTGGTAATAAG GGTGGAGTTGGTCTGCGGTTAAGAGTACTTGATCGGATTATGTGCTTTGTGAACTGTCACTTCGCAGCACATTTAGAAGCAGTCAACCGCCGCAATGCTGATTTTGACCATATATATAGAACAATGGCTTTCACTCGATCTTCTAACCTTCTGGACAATGCTGCTGGTATGCTGCGATACCTGTTTTTGACTTGCTCTCTTGTCTTCTCCACATATTTACTGTGGCTGCTTTACTCTTCTGGTCTGCCATGGATCCTCTCTCTTGCAGCTGGTGTTTCATCTGCTGCTCAAATGCTTCGTGGTACAGAT GCTGCAGCAATTAGTCCTGATGAGGAAAAGCCTGACCTTGCTGAAGCTGATATGGTGATTTTCTGTGGTGATCTTAATTATCGTCTTTTTGGAATATCTTATGACGAAGCAAGGGACTTTGTCTCGCAAAGATGCTTTGAATGGCTTAGAGAGAAAGATCAATTAAGAGCAGAAATGAAAGCTGGCAAAGTCTTCCAAGGGATGCGTGAAGCAATCATCAAATTTCCTCCAACTTACAAATTTGAAAAGGGGAAACCAGGATTAGGAG GATATGATTCTGGGGAGAAGAAACGAATTCCAGCTTGGTGTGACCGAGTGCTGTATCGAGATAGCCGGGTAGCTCCTTCTATGGAGTGCAGTTTAGGGTGCCCTGTAGTTGCCTCCATTTTACA GTATGATGCTTGCATGGAAGTGACCGAAAGTGATCATAAGCCCGTAAGATGCAAATTTAACATTGAAGTTGCCCATCTTGATAGATCAGTAAGGAGACAAGAGTTTGGGAAGATTTTCCGGTATAATGATAAAATCAGGTCTTTATTGGCAGAACTGCGTTATTTACCTGAAGTAGCTGTCAGCACCAGCCAGATATTTCTTCAGAATCAAGAAGCATTCAGCTTAATAATTACCAACAGAAGCAGACAAGATAATGCTTTCTTCCAAATCACTTGCCAAGGTCAATTAGCTATCAACGAGGACAAGCAAAAATCAGAGAATCGTCCCAAAGGCTCTTTTGGCTTTCCCCGTTGGCTTGAG GTCACACCTGCGGCTGGCATGATCAAATCTGATCAAGATGTTGAGATCTTGGTACGTCAAGAAGATTTTTATAATACAGAAGATACTGCAGATGGTATTCCACCAAGAAAATGGTCTGAGGACACGAGAGAAAAGGAGGTGATTTTGATGATCAATGTGAAAGCCAGTCGCTCAACTGAGGTGAGAACACGTCAAGTACACCTCCGCTGCAGTTTCTCAGCTAATGCAGTATGCATGATTTCAAGAAGCAGTTCCAGAGGAAATGAAGGGAGCTCCCACCAAAGGTCAAACAGTTCCAGAAGAAATGAAGGGAGCTCTCACCACAGGTCAAACAGCTCGAAAAGAAATGAAGGGAGCTCGCACCACAAGTCAAACAGTTCCAGAAGAAATGAAGGGAGCTCCCATCACAGGTCTGCTCTTCAACATGTGGGGAGTGCGTCTGACATGATGAATGACCATCAAGGCTTTCATCGTACCTGA